From Acidobacteriota bacterium, one genomic window encodes:
- the queA gene encoding tRNA preQ1(34) S-adenosylmethionine ribosyltransferase-isomerase QueA has protein sequence MIRASSPEPELPADVPPEERRSAYLYDLPPERIAQHPEPHRDHARMMVISRTGPDRVHAVFHQLPAFLAPGDLLVLNDTRVIPARLFGRRQGGTAAIEVLLLRNLEANFWKAMVRPGRKVPRGRGILFGEDGSAVVIAHEPDGTRILRFDIRMPMEAFLAKHGITPLPPYIRRDGDAEEAFHRERYQTVYARVPGSAAAPTAGLHFTPDVLDALAARGVETARLTLHVGMGTFRPVETEDVKLHRMDAESFALGPQDAARIRSAREAGRRVIAVGTTATRALESLALRHDGAVVPDAGFTDLFIRPGFRFQVVGGLLTNFHLPGSTLLMLVSALAGRERVLEHYREAVRLGYRFFSYGDCMLVL, from the coding sequence ATGATCCGCGCGTCATCCCCCGAGCCGGAGCTTCCCGCGGACGTCCCCCCGGAGGAGCGCCGGTCCGCCTACCTATACGACCTACCGCCGGAGCGGATCGCCCAGCACCCCGAACCGCACCGGGACCACGCCCGGATGATGGTGATCTCCCGGACCGGCCCCGACCGGGTGCACGCGGTTTTTCACCAGCTGCCCGCCTTCCTCGCGCCGGGGGACCTGCTCGTCCTCAACGACACCCGGGTCATCCCTGCCCGGCTCTTCGGCCGCCGACAGGGCGGCACGGCCGCCATCGAGGTCCTTCTCCTGCGCAACCTGGAGGCGAACTTCTGGAAGGCCATGGTGCGGCCCGGGCGCAAGGTCCCGCGCGGGAGGGGGATCCTGTTCGGGGAGGACGGCAGCGCCGTGGTGATCGCCCACGAGCCCGACGGCACCCGCATCCTCCGGTTCGACATCCGGATGCCCATGGAGGCGTTCCTGGCGAAACACGGCATCACCCCCCTCCCGCCCTACATCCGCCGGGACGGCGATGCGGAGGAGGCCTTCCACCGCGAGCGCTACCAGACCGTCTACGCCCGGGTCCCGGGATCGGCGGCGGCGCCCACCGCCGGCCTGCACTTCACGCCGGACGTTCTGGACGCCCTGGCGGCACGGGGTGTGGAGACCGCCCGCCTGACCCTCCATGTCGGCATGGGGACCTTCCGGCCCGTGGAAACCGAGGACGTGAAGCTCCACCGCATGGACGCGGAGTCCTTCGCGCTGGGGCCGCAGGACGCCGCCAGGATCCGTTCCGCACGGGAGGCGGGGCGCCGGGTGATCGCCGTGGGCACCACCGCCACCCGGGCCCTGGAGTCGTTGGCCCTCCGCCACGACGGCGCCGTGGTCCCGGACGCCGGTTTCACCGACCTCTTCATCCGGCCGGGCTTCCGCTTCCAGGTCGTGGGGGGCCTCCTGACCAACTTTCACCTCCCCGGGTCCACCCTCCTGATGCTCGTCTCCGCCCTGGCCGGGAGGGAACGGGTCCTGGAGCACTACCGCGAGGCGGTCCGCCTGGGTTACCGCTTCTTCTCCTACGGCGACTGCATGCTCGTCCTCTGA
- a CDS encoding YihY/virulence factor BrkB family protein, which translates to MTENLSTTHDGERPDPPRKPGPALPTFPGRLARSWKTFLDDGGPVSAAAIAYYALFTLFPGILALLGLGQKLLLGDERGRMAAYHVLALLPAETRRYFESLFLSLTQQPSWEFIIGNVVVFLWMGLWVFHLLADALDKAWDVPPRPSFLRRTLVGLWMIVFCTLCLLASASLMALIHVWRFQFPAHYPTANRFLFGAVLNLSAYLFLALMFTGIYRVVPNTRVAWGTAFRGGFFAGFLWHVTNWALTWVIPAFDYQRVYGPLSAAVVFLFWVGVSFWILIYGAHLTFHSQADRHGGSRGAGP; encoded by the coding sequence CAAGCCCGGGCCTGCCCTGCCCACCTTCCCGGGACGGCTCGCGCGCTCCTGGAAGACGTTCCTGGACGACGGCGGCCCCGTCTCCGCGGCGGCGATCGCCTACTACGCCCTCTTCACCCTGTTCCCGGGGATCCTCGCCCTGCTCGGCCTCGGCCAGAAACTCCTCCTGGGCGACGAGCGGGGCCGGATGGCCGCCTACCACGTCCTCGCCCTCCTGCCCGCCGAGACCCGGCGCTACTTCGAGTCCCTCTTCCTGTCGCTGACCCAGCAGCCCTCCTGGGAATTCATCATCGGGAACGTGGTGGTCTTCCTCTGGATGGGGCTGTGGGTTTTCCACCTCCTGGCGGACGCCCTGGACAAGGCCTGGGACGTCCCCCCGCGCCCGTCGTTCCTCCGGCGAACGCTGGTGGGCCTGTGGATGATCGTCTTCTGCACCCTCTGCCTGCTCGCCTCCGCCTCCCTGATGGCGCTGATCCACGTCTGGCGCTTCCAGTTCCCCGCCCACTACCCCACGGCGAACCGCTTCCTCTTCGGCGCAGTCCTGAACCTGAGCGCCTACCTGTTCCTCGCCCTGATGTTCACCGGCATCTACCGGGTGGTCCCCAACACCCGGGTCGCGTGGGGAACGGCCTTCCGGGGAGGCTTCTTCGCCGGGTTCCTCTGGCACGTCACCAACTGGGCCCTCACCTGGGTCATCCCGGCCTTCGACTACCAGCGGGTCTACGGCCCCCTTTCGGCCGCCGTGGTCTTCCTCTTCTGGGTCGGCGTGTCGTTCTGGATCCTGATCTATGGCGCCCACCTCACCTTCCACTCCCAGGCCGACCGCCACGGGGGTTCCCGGGGGGCGGGGCCATGA